A region of Pyxidicoccus parkwaysis DNA encodes the following proteins:
- a CDS encoding glutathione S-transferase family protein, which produces MRTIYGLRYSGWTEKALWALDHHRVSYRYREHTPLIGEPLLRWRTPKGVHPSVPMMLDGDGAITGSFNIAKRAEAQGQGAPLFPPESADLINRWEETSDNALKVARAHVLVGMLRNRQAQMESLPGFVPGFLRGLMTPTARMGVRFIARKHQAAADVDAAIENTVVPALEKLRAELNGRPYLTGDFTYADIEGAAILQFVSPLDDRYLVIGPGTREVWTHAPLAARFPDLVEWRDGLYAKHRLR; this is translated from the coding sequence ATGCGCACAATCTATGGACTGCGGTACTCGGGCTGGACGGAGAAGGCCCTCTGGGCACTGGACCACCATCGGGTCTCCTACCGCTACCGCGAGCACACGCCCCTCATCGGCGAGCCCCTGCTGCGCTGGCGCACGCCGAAGGGCGTGCACCCCTCCGTCCCCATGATGCTCGACGGGGACGGCGCCATCACCGGCTCCTTCAACATCGCGAAGCGCGCGGAGGCCCAGGGGCAGGGCGCGCCGCTCTTTCCTCCCGAGTCGGCCGACCTCATCAACCGCTGGGAGGAGACCAGCGACAACGCGCTCAAGGTGGCTCGCGCGCACGTGCTCGTGGGCATGCTGCGGAACCGGCAGGCCCAGATGGAGAGCCTCCCCGGCTTCGTGCCCGGCTTCCTCCGCGGGCTGATGACGCCCACCGCGAGGATGGGCGTGCGCTTCATCGCCCGGAAGCACCAGGCCGCGGCGGACGTGGATGCCGCCATCGAGAACACGGTCGTCCCCGCACTCGAGAAGCTCCGCGCCGAGCTCAACGGCCGCCCCTACCTCACGGGCGACTTCACCTACGCGGACATCGAGGGCGCGGCGATTCTCCAGTTCGTGAGTCCCCTCGATGACCGCTACCTGGTCATCGGTCCCGGCACGCGTGAGGTCTGGACCCACGCGCCGCTCGCCGCCCGCTTCCCAGACCTCGTCGAGTGGCGCGACGGGCTCTACGCGAAGCATCGCCTGCGCTGA
- a CDS encoding prolyl oligopeptidase family serine peptidase, which translates to MRRVFIASLLTGLLAAPAALAEEDPFLWLEEVQGQRALEWVKAQNAKTLAVLEKDPRFEAFHQEALAFLTATDRIPTPELRAGGVDNFWQDAKNPHGLWRHTSFDSYASPNPEWTTVLDLDALSKAEGTHWIWKGSDCLPPADQRCLLKLSDGGKDAVTVREFDAASGKFVDAGFQLSEGKQSVDWLDADTLLVGRDWGGDTLTESGYPFVLKRWKRGTPLTEAQEVFRGERTDVQASPTLLRDSEGQLQGVLVNRAVTFFESEFYLLGDKAPTRVPLPGKASFQTFVQGQVLFTLEEDWGRFKQGSLLAYVLADLKKDAASARPTLVVAPGARQSIDSVAATQTRLLVNMYEDVKGFIDVYTPTKGKWTRTRLALPKNASVGITTTSSAHDRFFVKSQGFLEPTALWLGDARTPTVRKVKSLPARFNASTHRVDQYQAVSKDGTRIPYFVVRPKTAKLDGSTPTLVHGYGGFQVSKTPVYQPEVGKLWLERGGAYVVANIRGGGEFGPRWHQSALREHRQRAFDDFAAVLEDVIQRKVSSPRRMGIYGRSNGGVLTSVAMTQHPELFNAAVIESPLIDMLRYHKLPAGASWVGEYGNPEVPEDAAFIAKYSAYQNLKPGVHYPKPYITTNTKDDRVHPGHARKFAARLEAMGLPYLYYENTDGGHSNDADPLLNARRWALHHVYLAQQLMD; encoded by the coding sequence ATGCGCAGGGTGTTCATCGCGTCGCTGCTGACCGGGTTGCTGGCCGCCCCCGCGGCCCTGGCGGAGGAGGACCCCTTCCTCTGGCTGGAGGAGGTGCAGGGACAGCGGGCGCTGGAGTGGGTGAAGGCGCAGAACGCGAAGACGCTGGCCGTGCTGGAGAAGGACCCGCGCTTCGAGGCCTTCCATCAGGAGGCGCTCGCCTTCCTCACCGCCACCGACCGCATCCCCACCCCCGAGCTCCGCGCGGGCGGCGTGGACAACTTCTGGCAGGACGCGAAGAACCCGCACGGCCTGTGGCGGCACACCTCCTTCGACAGCTACGCGAGCCCCAACCCCGAGTGGACGACGGTGCTCGATTTGGACGCGCTGTCCAAGGCCGAGGGCACCCACTGGATTTGGAAGGGCAGTGACTGCCTGCCGCCCGCGGACCAGCGCTGTCTGCTCAAGCTGTCCGACGGTGGCAAGGACGCGGTGACGGTGCGCGAGTTCGACGCGGCCTCGGGGAAGTTCGTGGACGCGGGCTTCCAGCTCTCCGAGGGCAAGCAGTCCGTGGACTGGCTGGACGCGGACACGCTGCTGGTGGGCCGCGACTGGGGCGGAGACACGCTCACCGAGTCCGGCTACCCCTTCGTCCTCAAGCGCTGGAAGCGCGGCACGCCCCTGACGGAAGCGCAGGAGGTGTTCCGCGGCGAGCGCACGGACGTGCAGGCCTCTCCCACGTTGCTGCGGGACTCCGAGGGCCAGCTCCAGGGTGTGCTCGTCAACCGCGCGGTGACGTTCTTCGAGTCCGAGTTCTATCTGCTCGGCGACAAGGCCCCCACGCGCGTGCCGCTGCCGGGCAAGGCGTCCTTCCAGACCTTCGTGCAGGGCCAGGTCCTCTTCACGCTGGAGGAGGACTGGGGCCGCTTCAAGCAGGGCTCGCTGCTCGCGTACGTCCTCGCGGACCTGAAGAAGGACGCCGCGTCGGCGCGTCCCACGCTCGTCGTGGCGCCGGGCGCACGCCAGTCCATCGACAGCGTGGCGGCGACGCAGACGCGGCTGCTCGTCAACATGTACGAGGACGTGAAGGGCTTCATCGACGTCTACACGCCCACGAAGGGCAAGTGGACGCGCACGCGGCTGGCGCTGCCGAAGAACGCCTCCGTCGGAATCACGACGACGTCGTCCGCGCATGACCGCTTCTTCGTGAAGTCGCAGGGCTTCCTCGAGCCGACGGCGCTGTGGCTGGGAGATGCCCGGACGCCGACGGTGCGGAAGGTGAAGTCGCTGCCGGCGCGCTTCAACGCGTCCACGCACCGGGTGGACCAGTACCAGGCGGTGTCGAAGGACGGCACGCGGATTCCGTACTTCGTGGTGCGTCCGAAGACGGCGAAGCTGGACGGGAGCACGCCCACGCTGGTGCACGGCTATGGCGGCTTCCAGGTGTCCAAGACGCCCGTGTACCAGCCAGAGGTGGGCAAGCTCTGGCTGGAGCGCGGCGGCGCGTATGTCGTGGCCAACATCCGGGGCGGTGGCGAGTTCGGCCCGCGCTGGCACCAGTCCGCGCTGCGCGAGCACCGCCAGCGCGCGTTCGACGACTTCGCGGCGGTGCTGGAGGACGTCATCCAGCGGAAAGTCAGCTCACCGCGCCGCATGGGCATCTACGGGCGCTCCAACGGCGGCGTGCTCACCAGCGTGGCCATGACGCAGCACCCGGAGCTCTTCAACGCGGCGGTCATCGAGAGCCCGCTCATCGACATGCTGCGCTACCACAAGCTGCCGGCCGGCGCGTCGTGGGTGGGCGAGTACGGCAACCCGGAGGTGCCCGAGGACGCGGCCTTCATCGCGAAGTACTCCGCCTACCAGAACCTCAAGCCGGGTGTGCACTACCCCAAGCCGTACATCACCACGAACACGAAGGATGACCGCGTCCACCCGGGCCATGCGCGCAAGTTCGCGGCCCGGCTGGAGGCCATGGGGCTGCCGTATCTGTATTACGAGAACACCGACGGCGGACACTCCAACGACGCGGACCCGCTACTCAATGCGCGCCGCTGGGCGCTGCACCACGTGTACCTCGCGCAGCAGTTGATGGACTGA
- a CDS encoding zinc-dependent metalloprotease, which translates to MARSRFPLNRSWLGAAALALALSTGCGNSEPAPEDTEAPADALPISLDSAFVAVPRTMSEARKQEVQQRLQGVVDDSGTSFYLAIRRSELSQKWFMSAYLKQAHPGGVLYSAASSLGTRVVSFKEQNGKLFVLDVRDGLAMGDVFDPDVLVEAYPVVTDYGPFNRMRGSEQYVLIDPTAGLNHFGVVGDLLGRSQIQFQVELSFAQRFRTLADGVSFEQVYTGYMDVPDDLAHYFLENNPYRSSGTLSLALRKYSASPDFTPTPRPELDYYFLGDERMVPNTGGVIEQNPAKWNIHPGMKPIRWNITPSILKVQNDPRFQQYDVVGAVKRGIENWNQVFGFKVLEAVVASDTQSFADDDKNFLIFDPDEGIPFAFANWRTNPNTGEIRGASVYMPTLWLWVADAENPPDEVSGLADTGSARSPQSLRMSWGGMQARPLCDMALPRGGALAGTEGLAPETRKQRVEARLTNVVLHEIGHTLGLRHNFAGSLVYDGGPSTLRSTTVMDYTDGEDAVYGENPGPYDVQAVRYLYGLSPELPTLGFCTDEDTRFDPFCNRNDRFDDPLAKWYAPQMYEFLTEMMYSRGNLDSLKAYVSYYVNPVMQFVRAGNSQTEARAYQLALAQVRPPLQIPPGMPPYYASRADEVAWRLLSRLYLDPVADRGFFTANPRNSATLLPLVLADVKNILLNSDGVRSYKARRVMVDVLKAQQVQASYALLREVQGTLTAQLPSLSGDERLQTEDLLARISAAVSPYYR; encoded by the coding sequence ATGGCGAGAAGTCGATTCCCCTTGAATCGCTCGTGGCTGGGCGCAGCAGCCCTGGCCCTGGCGCTGAGCACCGGTTGTGGCAACTCGGAGCCCGCGCCGGAAGATACGGAGGCACCCGCGGACGCGCTGCCCATCTCGCTGGACTCGGCCTTCGTGGCCGTGCCGCGCACGATGAGCGAGGCCCGGAAGCAGGAGGTCCAGCAGCGGCTCCAGGGCGTCGTGGACGACTCCGGCACCAGCTTCTACCTGGCCATCCGGCGCAGCGAGCTGTCGCAGAAGTGGTTCATGTCCGCGTACCTCAAGCAGGCCCACCCGGGCGGCGTGCTCTACAGCGCCGCCTCCTCGCTGGGCACGCGCGTGGTGAGCTTCAAGGAGCAGAACGGCAAGCTCTTCGTCCTGGACGTGCGCGATGGCCTCGCCATGGGTGACGTGTTCGACCCGGACGTGCTGGTGGAGGCCTACCCCGTCGTCACCGACTACGGCCCGTTCAACCGCATGCGCGGCTCCGAGCAGTACGTCCTCATCGACCCGACGGCGGGCCTCAACCACTTCGGCGTGGTGGGCGATTTGCTCGGCCGCAGCCAGATTCAGTTCCAGGTGGAGCTGAGCTTCGCGCAGCGCTTCCGCACCCTTGCGGACGGCGTCTCCTTCGAGCAGGTCTATACCGGTTACATGGACGTGCCGGATGACCTCGCGCACTACTTCCTGGAGAACAACCCGTATCGCAGCTCTGGCACGCTCTCCCTCGCACTGCGCAAGTACAGCGCGAGCCCGGACTTCACGCCCACGCCTCGCCCGGAGCTGGACTACTACTTCCTCGGCGACGAGCGCATGGTCCCCAACACGGGCGGCGTCATCGAGCAGAACCCCGCGAAGTGGAACATCCACCCGGGCATGAAGCCCATCCGCTGGAACATCACCCCCAGCATCCTCAAGGTGCAGAACGACCCGCGCTTCCAGCAGTACGACGTGGTGGGCGCGGTGAAGCGCGGCATCGAGAACTGGAACCAGGTGTTCGGCTTCAAGGTGCTGGAGGCCGTCGTCGCGAGCGACACGCAGAGCTTCGCGGACGACGACAAGAACTTCCTCATCTTCGACCCGGACGAGGGGATTCCCTTTGCCTTCGCCAACTGGCGCACCAACCCCAACACCGGGGAGATTCGCGGCGCCAGCGTGTACATGCCCACGCTGTGGCTGTGGGTGGCGGACGCGGAGAACCCCCCTGACGAGGTGAGCGGCCTCGCGGATACCGGGAGCGCCCGCTCGCCCCAGTCCCTGCGCATGTCCTGGGGCGGCATGCAGGCCCGGCCGCTGTGCGACATGGCGCTGCCCAGGGGAGGCGCGCTGGCCGGGACGGAGGGGCTCGCGCCGGAGACGCGCAAGCAGCGGGTGGAGGCGCGCCTGACCAACGTGGTGCTGCACGAGATTGGTCACACGCTGGGCCTGCGCCACAACTTCGCGGGCTCGCTGGTGTACGACGGCGGCCCCTCGACGCTGCGCTCCACGACGGTGATGGACTACACCGACGGCGAGGACGCCGTGTACGGCGAGAACCCCGGGCCCTACGACGTGCAGGCGGTGCGCTACCTGTACGGACTGTCCCCGGAGCTGCCCACGCTGGGCTTCTGCACGGACGAGGACACGCGCTTCGACCCGTTCTGCAACCGGAACGACCGCTTCGATGACCCGCTGGCGAAGTGGTACGCGCCCCAGATGTACGAGTTCCTGACGGAGATGATGTACTCCCGCGGCAACCTGGATTCGCTCAAGGCGTACGTCAGCTACTACGTGAACCCGGTGATGCAGTTCGTCCGCGCGGGCAACTCGCAGACGGAGGCCCGGGCGTACCAGCTCGCCCTGGCCCAGGTGCGGCCTCCGCTGCAGATTCCCCCGGGGATGCCGCCGTATTACGCCTCCCGGGCGGATGAGGTGGCGTGGCGCCTGCTGTCACGCCTCTACCTGGACCCGGTGGCGGACCGCGGCTTCTTCACGGCCAACCCGCGCAACTCGGCCACCCTGTTGCCGCTGGTGCTCGCGGACGTGAAGAACATCCTGCTCAACTCGGACGGCGTGCGCAGCTACAAGGCTCGCCGGGTCATGGTGGACGTGCTGAAGGCGCAGCAGGTGCAGGCCTCCTACGCGCTCCTGCGCGAGGTGCAGGGCACGCTCACCGCGCAGCTCCCGTCGCTGAGCGGTGACGAGCGGCTGCAGACGGAGGACCTGCTGGCGCGCATCTCCGCGGCCGTCTCGCCGTACTACCGCTGA